One part of the Mus pahari unplaced genomic scaffold, PAHARI_EIJ_v1.1 scaffold_6700_1, whole genome shotgun sequence genome encodes these proteins:
- the LOC110315710 gene encoding olfactory receptor 2D3-like: MAGCLTDFVFWIIPGQNQSWVSEFILIGFSSDPTTNSILFIVFLLIYLSSVLGNGLIIMLVCLDTQLTPISLIVASYIRIAMAILKIKSTEGRCKAFSTCASHMTVVTFFYAPATYTYLSPDSSYSPERDKQVSLFYSALTPLLNPVVYSLRNKDIKGAFLKVMGYGRCTSGPGW; the protein is encoded by the exons ATGGCTGGATGCCTCACAGACTTTGTGTTTTGGATAATTCCAGGGCAGAACCAAAGTTGGGTTTCAGAGTTCATCCTGATTGGCTTCTCCAGTGACCCCACGACCAACAGCATCCTCTTCAttgtcttccttctcatctacctGAGCTCAGTCCTGGGCAACGGGCTCATCATCATGCTGGTCTGCCTGGACACACAGCT TACTCCAATTTCCCTCATTGTGGCCTCCTACATTCGTATTGCTATGGCAATTCTGAAGATCAAGTCCACAGAGGGGCGCTGCAAGGCTTTCTCTACCTGTGCCTCGCACATGACTGTGGTCACATTCTTCTATGCTCCAGCCACTTACACCTACTTGAGTCCCGACTCTAGCTACTCCCCTGAGCGAGACAAGCAGGTCTCACTCTTTTACAGTGCTTTAACACCGTTGCTCAACCCTGTGGTCTACAGTCTGAGAAACAAGGACATCAAGGGGGCATTTCTCAAAGTGATGGGTTATGGCAGGTGTACCAGTGGACCAGGATGGTGA
- the LOC110315706 gene encoding olfactory receptor 2D2-like, which produces MYYIYDWKPLTDLVFWIIPGQNQSWVSEFILIGFSSDPTTNSILFIVFLLIYLSSVLGNGLIIMLVCLDTQLHTPMYFFLCTLSLLDMTFVTTTMPQMLVHLLAHSQTISFIGCWLQMFMFGGLGVTECTFIVVMAYDRYVAICYPLRYTVILTWGFCIQLAAGSWICGFFSSLLHTFFTMSLPYCGPNTVNHYFCEGPSVRSLACMDTHLIEMVDLVLSVFLVVTPISLIVASYIRIAMAILKIKSTQGRCKAFSTCASHLTVVTFFYAPVAYTYLRPDSSYSPERDKQISLFYSALTPLLNPVVYSLRNKDIKRAFLKVMGYGRCTSGPG; this is translated from the coding sequence ATGTATTACATATATGACTGGAAGCCTCTCACAGACCTTGTGTTTTGGATAATTCCAGGGCAGAACCAAAGTTGGGTTTCAGAGTTCATCCTGATTGGCTTCTCCAGTGACCCCACGACCAACAGCATCCTCTTCAttgtcttccttctcatctacctGAGCTCAGTCCTGGGCAACGGGCTCATCATCATGCTGGTCTGCCTGGACACACAGCTGcacactcccatgtacttcttcctctgtaCCCTCTCCCTGTTGGATATGACCTTTGTCACAACCACCATGCCCCAGATGTTGGTGCATCTTCTTGCTCACTCTCAGACCATCTCCTTCATTGGCTGCTGGCTGCAGATGTTTATGTTTGGTGGCCTGGGTGTAACTGAATGTACCTTCATTGTTGTCATGGCTTATGACCGGTATGTGGCCATTTGCTATCCACTGCGCTATACTGTCATCCTCACCTGGGGCTTCTGCATACAATTGGCAGCAGGGTCTTGGATCTgtggtttcttttcctctttattgcATACTTTCTTCACCATGAGTCTGCCATATTGTGGGCCCAACACAGTCAACCACTACTTCTGTGAGGGTCCTTCAGTGCGTAGCCTGGCTTGCATGGATACTCACCTCATTGAGATGGTGGATTTGGTCTTGAGTGTCTTTTTGGTTGTTACTCCAATTTCCCTCATTGTGGCATCCTACATTCGTATTGCCATGGCAATTCTGAAGATCAAGTCCACACAGGGGCGCTGCAAGGCTTTCTCTACCTGTGCCTCCCACCTGACTGTGGTCACATTCTTCTATGCTCCAGTCGCTTACACCTACTTGAGGCCAGACTCTAGCTACTCCCCTGAGCGAGACAAGCAGATCTCACTCTTTTACAGTGCTTTAACACCGTTGCTCAACCCTGTGGTCTACAGTCtgagaaacaaagacatcaaGAGGGCATTTCTCAAGGTGATGGGTTATGGCAGGTGTACCAGTGGACCAGGATGA